AGCGCCCGCGCGACGTGCGCGCGGTGGACGCCCGCGGCCGCTGGGTCACGCCCGGCTTCCTCGATCTCCACGTGCACCTGCGCGAACCGGGGCAGGAGTACAAGGAGACGGTCGCGACCGGCGCCCGGGCGGCGGCGGCCGGCGGCTTCACCGCCGTCTGCGCCATGCCGAACACCGTCCCGCCCAACGACAACACCAGCGTCACCGAGCTCATCCTGGCCCGGGCGCGGGCGGCCGGGCTGGCGCGCGTGTACCCGGTCGGCTGCATCTCCAAGGGCATGAAGGGCGAGGAGCTGGCCGAGTACGGCGAGCTCCAGGCGGCCGGCTGTGTGGCGCTCTCCGACGACGGCCGGCCGGTCGCGTCGTCGGCGCTCATGCGGCGCGCGCTCGAGTACGCCCGCGCCTTCGACCTGCCGCTCACCGTCCACGAGGAGGACCTCGCCCTGGTGGGCAAGGGCGTCATGCACGAGGGCCCGGCCGCGACCCGGCTCGGCCTGAAGGGCATCCCGGCCGCCTCCGAGGAGGTCATGGTCGCCCGCGACCTGGCGCTGCTCGAGCTCACCGGCGGGCGCCTCCACATCGCGCACCTCTCCACCGCCGGCAGCGTGCGCGCGGTGCGCGAGGCGAAGCGGCGCGGGCTCTCGGTGACGGCCGAGGTGACGCCGCACCACCTCGCGCTCACCGACGAGGACGTCGCGCGCTCGCGCTACGCCACCGCCTTCAAGATGGCGCCGCCGCTCCGCTCGGCCGCCGACCGCGCCGCCGTGCGCGAGGCGCTGGCGGACGGCACCATCGACTGCATCGCCACCGACCACGCGCCGCACTCGCCGGTCGAGAAGGACCTCGAGTTCGACGCCGCCGCGAACGGCGTGGTGGGGCTCGAGACCGCCTTCCCGGTCGGCCTGGCGCTGGTCCGGGAGGGCGTCCTCTCCGAGCGCCGCCTGGTCGAGGCGCTCACGGCCGGTCCCGCGCGCGCCTTCCGCCTCCCCGGCGGCTCGCTCGCCCGCGGCGCCCCCGCCGATCTCGCCGTGCTCGACCCCGCGCGTGAATGGCGCTGCGAGCCGGCGCTGTTCCACTCGAAGAGCAAGAACTCGCCCTGGATGGGCGCGACGCTCGTCGGCCGCTGCACCCTCACGCTGGTGGGGGGGCGGATCGTCCACGAGCTCGCCGAAGGAGGCAGATGAAGCGCGCGATCCTGGCGCTCGCCGATGGCACCGTGTTCGAGGGCACCGCGTTCGGCGCCCCTGGCGAGGCCGTGGGCGAGGTGGTCTTCAACACCTCGATGACCGGGTACCAGGAGATCCTGACCGACCCGTCGTACGTCGGGCAGATGGTCTGCATGACCTACCCGGAGCAGGGGAACTACGGCGTCAACGCAGCCGACGCCGAGTCGGTGCATCCCCACGCCACCGGCTTCATCGTCCGCAACTGGTCGGAGCAGCCGAGCTCCTGGCGCGCCGACGAAGGCATCGACGCCTACCTCAAGCAGCACCGCATCCCGGGCATCTCCGGCCTCGACACCCGCCGGCTCGCGAAGCACCTGCGCACCGCCGGCGCGCAGATGGGCGTCCTCTCCTCGGACGGCACCAGCGCCGAGGCGCTGGTGGCGCGCGCGCGCGCCCTGCCGGGCATGGAGGGGCAGGACCTCGCCACCCGCATCTCCACGAAGGAGCCGTACGTGTGGAGCGAGGTGGGCGCCGACGCCTACCAGGACGCGGAGCGCGCGCCGGCCGTGAAGCCGCGCTTCCACGTGGTGGCGTACGACTGGGGGCTGAAGCGCGCCATGCTGCGGCTGCTGGCCGAGCAGGGGTGCAAGGTCACCGTCGTCCCGAGCCTCACCCCGGGCGACGAGGTCCTGAAGCTCCGCCCGGACGGCGTCTTCCTGACCAACGGCCCGGGCGATCCGGACGCGGTGAAGGGTGCCCGCGAGAGCGTGGCGGCGCTGCTCGGCAAGGTGCCGGTCTTCGGCATCTGCCTCGGCCACCAGATCCTGGCGCTGGCGCTCGGCGGCAAGACCTACAAGCTCAAGTTCGGCCACCGCGGCGCGAACCAGCCGGTGAAGGATCTCGCCACCGGCAAGGTGGACATCACCTGCCAGAACCACGGCTTCGCCGTCGACGACCGGAGCCTGGGGAAGCGCGCCCGCGTCACGCACGTGAACCTGAACGACGGCACGGTGGAGGGGCTCGAGGTCCTCGACGCCCCCGCCTTCAGCGTCCAGTATCACCCGGAGTCCTCGCCCGGGCCGCACGACGCGCGGCAGCTGTTCGGGCGGTTCGCCACCATGATGGAGCAGCGCCGATGAGCAGCCTGTCGGAGCTCCAGGAAAAGCTCCTCTCCTGGGCCACCAGCGACACGCGCAAGGAGGAGCTGCTCGCCGCGCGGCGCGACTGGTTCGACCGCCACGGCGAGCCGCACGAGGAGGACAAGAGCTTCGAGACCCGCATGAACGGGATGCTCGACTACTACCTCTACGACTTCCGGCCGACCGGCTCGAACGAGACCACCGTCGAGCTCTTCATGCGGGAGGTCGGGCCGCAGCTCACCACCGACGACCTCGCCATCTACCGGGTGCTGGCGAAGAGCGTCCACGGGCTCTTCGAGGTGAAGAAGATCAAGAAGGGCGAGGTGCGGCTGCGAGACGTCTTCACCGACGTGGTGTACGACGTCACCGAGCGGCGGCAGATGCTGGGCCTGGAGAAGGGCGACATCCTCGAGGCGCGGCTGCTCCCGCACGAGGGCCGGCTCTTCTTCTCCGGCGCCTTCCTGTATCACCCGCAGGAGGTGCGCAAGCTCATCCTCAACGAGGTGAAGCGGCAGAAGAAGGAGGCGGGGAAGGGCGGCCCGCCCATCGACGTGCCGGGCTTCGTGGCCAGCCTCTCCCGGATGGCGCTCAAGCTGGAGCGCTACCGCAACGTGAAGGTCGAGTCGCTCTACGACTTCCGCCCCGAGGCGCGGCCGCTCTCCACCCCGCCGCCGCGCTCCCGGGGCGAGGGGTAGAGCGCCGTGAGCGGCCCGCCCGGCGAGCTGCCGCCGCCGCTGCCGCCGCCCCCCGCCGGCGCGCCCGGGCCTACCCGGGCGCCGGGCGAGGACAAGATCCTGCTCGTCCTCTGCTACCTCGGGCTGCTCGCGCTGGTGCCTTACCTCGTCGCGCGGGAGGCGCCGCTGGTGCGCTTCCACGCGCGCCAGGGGCTGGCGCTCGGGCTGCTGGGCGTCGGCTGCGCCGGGCTCGCGCTCGTGCCGTACCTCGGGTTCATCGGCCACCTGGGGCTGGCGGGCGTGCTGGTCCTTTCCATCGTCGGCATCGTGAAGGCGCTCGACGGCGTGAGCTGGCGCGCCCCGGTGGCGGCGGACGTGGCGGACCGGCTGCAGCTCTGAACCGGACGTCCCCGTCCGCCTCGGCCGGGCGCCTCAAAAAGCCAGCTTGGGACCGGCGCCCGCCTCGGCGGCGGAGGGCGGGTCGCGGCGCCGCTGCCGGGCCAGGTCCTCGCGGGTCAGGCCCGCCTCGGCGAGGACCTGCCGGCTCGCGAAGATGGGGGCCCGCGCCGCGACCGCCAGCGCGATCGAGTCGGAGGGGCGCGCCTCGAGCTCGAGCCGGCGGTCGCCCTGCTGCAGCACGACGCGGCCCCGGAACAGCGCCGCCTGCTCGCCCTCGATGGCGACGCGCGCGACGCGCCCGCCCAGCGCCGCGATGGCGTGCTCCAGCAGGTCGGCGCTGCCTGGACGGCCGGGGGGCCCTCGCCTGAGCCGCCGGTCGAGGGCCGCGCCCTCGGTCTGGCCCACGAAGATGGGCAGCATCGTCCCGGAGGGCTTCGCGCGCAGGACGAGCAGGCTGCCCGACTCCGCCTCGAGCGGGAGCACGCCCGCGACCTCCACCTCGACCAGCTCCGCGCGCCCGCCGGGAGGCGCGGCCCCGAGCGAGGTCGCCCCGGCGAGCAGCGACGCGAGGAGCGTTCCGGACCAGGCCTGCATGGCGTCCCCCTCCGCCCGCGGGCGCCGGGCGGCTCGGGAGGAAGATGGGCACGCCGCGGGGCAGGCGCCGCGCCTACTCGTCGTCGACGTCGCGCTCCGGCTCGTCCTCCTCGAGCTCCTCGTCGTCGTCGCCCGCGCCCTCGTCGTCGTCCTCGCCCGCCTCGCCGGCCGCGCGCCCCGGGCGTTCGCGGTCGAAGGGCGGCGGCAGGTCGTCGCTCTCCACCTCGGCGATGAGCTGGAACTTGGGCCGGAGCCGGGCGACGTGCCCGAACAGCTCCTCGAGCGCGCCGGAGAGCGCCTCGGCGGTGGCGCGCGGCACGCGCGCGTCGCAGCCGGGGCACTGCAGCCGCGGCTCGTCGAGCAGCTCCGCCACGTCCAGCTCGAAGCTCGTGTCGCAGGCCTGGCAGGTGAGATCGAGGGTCATCGTGAGCGGCTCCTCGCGGGCACGGCGGGTGGAGGATGTGCGGCGCCGCGGCCGGCGTCAACGCGGGGGACGCAGCCTTTGCGCAGCGCGCGGCCTATTTCGCGGAGCGTGCGCCGCCGCACGGGCAGGCAGGCGTGCGCCATCTCAGGGAAATACCGGGAATTGCGGCATCTTGCCGCGCCCGTGCGGCTCGGCGGTCCGTGTGGGGAAGCTGGCCCGCTTCGTGAAAGGTGCGCGGACGCGTTTTCCCCCCGTCCCCAGAGGTCCGCACCGCATGGAACTCCTGAAGCAGTCCTTCGAGCTGCTCGAGAAGCGGGAGCTCGCGCCGAAGGTGAACCTGTACAAGGTCCGCGCGCCGCAGGTGGCGCGCGCGCGCAAGGCCGGGCAGTTCGTCATCATCCGCGTCTGCGAGGGCAGCGAGCGCATCCCGCTCACCATCGCCGACGCCGACCCGGTGGCGGGCACCGTCACCCTGGTCGTGCAGGAGGTGGGCTCCACCACGGCGCGCATGGCGCAGGTGAAGGTGGGCGAGCGCTTCGCCGACCTGCTCGGCCCGCTCGGCGCCCCCACCCACGTCGCCAAGATCGGCACGGTCGTCTGCGTGGGCGGCGGCATCGGCATCGCGCCGGTCCACCCCATCGCGCAGGCGCTCAAGGCGGCCGGGAACCGCGTCATCGGCGTGCTCGCCGCGCGGAACACCGGGCTGCTCTTCTTCCGGGACGAGATGCGGAAGGCGTGCGACGAGGTCCGCGTGTGGACCGACGACGGCAGCGAGGGGAAGAAGGGCCTCGCCACCGACGCCATCAAGGAGATCCAGGCCGAGGTGGGCCAGATCGCCGAGGTGGTCGCCATCGGGCCGGTGCCGATGATGAAGTTCGTCTCGAAGCTCACCAAGGAGCTCGGGATCAAGACGCAGGTGTCGCTCAACCCGGTCATGGTGGACGGCACCGGGATGTGCGGCGGCTGCCGCGTCTCGGTGGACGGCAAGAGCAAGTTCGTGTGCGTGGACGGGCCGGAGTTCGACGGCCACCAGGTCGACTTCGACGAGCTGTCCCGCCGGCAGGCCATCTACAAGGAAGACGAGCGCCGCGCCATGGAGCGGCTGGTGAAGGAGGTGCGGTGATGGCGCCCACGATCGCCCCGGTCCCGAAGGACCTCAAGAAGCGCTTCCAGACCCCGCGCCAGGAGATGCCGGCGCAGGATCCGATCGCCCGCGGCAAGAACTTCCAGGAGGTGACGCTCGGCCTCGAGGCGGAGGCCGCGAAGCTCGAGGCCTACCGCTGCATCTACTGCAAGGAGCCGGAGTGCGTGCAGGGCTGCCCGGTCGGCATCGACATCCCGGGCTTCCTGCACGAGGTGGAGAAGGGCAACTTCGCCGAGGCGCTCGGCATCCTCAAGTCGACGAACCTGCTCCCCGCCATCTGCGGCCGCGTCTGCCCGCAGGAGGAGCAGTGCGAGTCGCTGTGCAAGACCGGCAAGTCCAAGGGTAACCGCCCGGTCGCGATCGGCCGCGTCGAGCGGTTCCTCGCCGACTGGGAGCGCGCCGGCGGCATCGCGAAGCCGGTCGAGGTCGCCCCGCCGACGGGGAAGAAGGTGGCGGTGGTGGGCTCCGGCCCCGCCGGCCTGGCCTGCGCCGCGGACCTCGCCAAGCTCGGCCACAAGGTGATCGTGTTCGAGGCCTTCCACAAGCCGGGCGGCGTGCTCGTCTACGGCATCCCCGAGTTCCGCCTCCCCAAGGCCATCGTGGCGAAGGAGATCGCGAACCTCGAGAAGATGGGCGTCGACATCGTCTGCGACTTCGCGGTCGGCCTCACCGCAACCATCGAGGACCTGCAGAAGGCCTTCGACGCCATCTTCGTCGCCACCGGCGCCGGCCTCCCGTACTTCATGGACCTCCCGGGCGAGAACCTGGGCGGCATCTACTCCGCCAACGAGTACCTGACGCGCGTGAACCTCATGGGCGCGTTCGACCCGGAGCACAACGACACCCCGGTCGTGCGCGGCAAGAACGTGGTGGTGGTGGGCGGCGGCAACGTCGCCATGGACGCCGCCCGCACCGCGCTCCGCCTGGGGGCGGAGAAGGTGCGGCTCGTCTACCGCCGCTCGCACGACGAGATGCCGGCCCGCGAGGAGGAGATCGAGCACGCCGAGGAGGAGGGGATCGACTTCACGCTCCTCACCACCCCGGTGCGGTACCTCGGCGACGACAAGGGCCGCGTGGTGGCGGTCGAGTGCCGCAAGATGGAGCTGGGCGAGCCCGGCCCGGACGGCCGCCGCAAGCCGGTCGAGGTCGCGGGCAGCGAGCACCAGTTCCCCGCCGACGTGGTGGTGGTCTCCATCGGCAACGGCCCGAACCCGCTCGTGCCCCGCACGACGCCGGGCCTGGAGACGAAGAAGGGCAAGATCGTCGCCCGCGACGGCTCCGGCCGCACCTCGATGAAGGGCGTCTTCGCCGGCGGCGACATCGTGCTCGGCGCGGCGACCGTCATCCTCGCCATGGGCGCCGGCCGCCAGGCGGCCGCCTCGATCCACGAGTACCTGCAGACGGGCACCTGGTAGCGAGCCGCCCTCGGACGCCTCCGGCGGCCCGGCGCGCACCCCGCGCGCCGGGCCGTTCCATTTCCGGGCGGGCGTGACAGAGTGGGGCGCATGCCGCGCGCCCTGCTCCTCGTCAACGCCGACGACCTCGGCTACGACCCCGCCATCGACCGCGGGATCCTGGAGGCGCACGCCCGCGGGCTCGTCACCTCGGCCACCGCCATGGTCGAGACGCCCTTCGCCGAGCGCGCGCTGGCGGAGGCGCCCCCCTCGCTCGACCTCGGGCTCCACGCCGTCGTCCCGGCCGCCGCCGGGGCGGCCGAGGTGGAGGACCTGCTCGCGGCGCAGCTGGCGCGCTTCCGGACGCTGCGCGGCGCGCCGCCGACGCACCTCGACAGCCACAAGCACGCCCACCTCGCGCCCGGCGCGCTGCCGGCCTTCGCCCGGGCGGCGCGGCGCGAGGGGATCCCGCTGCGCGCCCTCGACGGCGCGCAGCGCGCGCGGCTCGCGGCCGAGGGGGTCCTCGTCGCGGACGCGTTCCTGGGCGACGCGGCGCTCCGCCCGTGCTGGACCGAGGCGCGGCTCCTCGCCGCCCTGGCGGCGCTGCCGGCGGGGAGGGTGGAGCTCATGTGCCACCCCGGCCACGCGCCGACCCACGCCCGCACGAGCTTCGCCGCCGAGCGGGAGGTGGAGCTCGGCGCGCTCTGTTCGGGGGCGGCCCGCCGCGCGCTCGAGGCGGCCGGCGCGGCGCTGGCCGGGTTCGCCGAGGCGTTTCGCGGAGGTCCGTGAGCGCCGCCCGGCCGGGTCGGGCGGAGGGTGCGTCAGGTGGCGCAACCCCGCGTGGGATCTGGGACAAACAGCGGCCGCAGCGGCTTTACACCGCAGGGGTCGCGGTGTATTGAACGCTCTCACCCCCTTCAGCGATCCGAGGAGCCCCTGCGATGGCCGACGCGAAGCCGGTAGTCCCGAAGGACGGCGCCAAGATCACCCTCACGAACGGCAAGCTCTCCGTGCCGGACCGGCCGATCATGCCCTTCATCGAGGGCGACGGCACCGGCCGCGACATCTGGCGGGCGAGCGTCCGGGTGCTCGACGCCGCGGTCGAGAAGGCCTACGGCGGCAAGCGCCAGATCCGGTGGATGGAGGTGTACGCCGGCGAGAAGGCGTTCACCAAGTTCAACAACTGGCTGCCCGACGAGACCATCGCCGCCTTCCGCGAGTACCTCATCGGCATCAAGGGCCCGCTCACCACGCCCATCGGCGGCGGCATCCGCTCGCTCAACGTCGCGCTGCGCCAGCTGCTCGACCTGTACGTCTGCCTGCGGCCGGTGCGCTGGTTCAAGGGCGTGCCCTCGCCGGTGAAGAACCCGCAGAAGGTCGACATGGTGATCTTCCGCGAGAACACCGAGGACATCTACGCCGGCATCGAGTGGGAGGCCGGCAGCGAGCAGGTGAAGAAGATCCTCGGCTTCATCGAGAAGGAGTTCCCGAAGGAGTTCAAGAAGATCCGGTTCCCGGGCTCCGCCGGCCTCGGCATCAAGGCCGTCTCCCGCGAAGGCACCGAGCGGCTCGTCCGCGCGGCCATCGAGTTCGCGCTGAAGAACAAGAGGAAGAGCGTCACCCTCGTCCACAAGGGCAACATCATGAAGTTCACGGAGGGTGCGTTCCGGAACTGGGGGTACGCGCTGGCCGAGAAGGAGTTCGCCGACAAGGTCTACACCTGGGATCAGTGGGAGCGGACCAAGGCGCAGCAGGGCGAGGACGCCGCCAACGCCGAGCAGAAGGCGGCGCTCCAGTCCGGCAAGGTGCTGGTCAAGGACGCCATCGCCGACATCACGCTGCAGCAGGTCCTGACGCGGCCCGACGAGTTCGACGTCATCGCCACCCTCAACCTGAACGGCGACTACCTGTCCGACGCGCTGGCGGCGCAGGTGGGCGGCATCGGCATCGCCCCGGGCGGCAACGCCAACTACGTCACCGGGCACGCCATCTTCGAGGCGACCCACGGCACCGCCCCCAAGTACGCCGACCTCGACAAGGTGAACCCCGGCTCGGTCATCCTCTCCGGCGAGATGATGTTCCGGCACATGGGCTGGGTCGAGGCGGCGGATCGCATCATCAAGGGCATGGACGGCGCGATCGGCGCCCACCACGTCACCTACGACTTCGCCCGCCTCATGAAGCAGGAGGGCGTCTCCGACACGGTCGAGGTGAAGTGCTCGCAGTTCGGCGACGAGATCATCAAGCACATGTAGGGCGCGGCCTTCGCGCCGGGAGGGACCCCGTGGCTTCACGCAAGAAGATCGCGCTCATCGGCGCCGGGCAGATCGGCGGCACGCTGGCGCTGCTGGCCGGGCAGAAGGAGCTCGGCGACGTGGTGCTGGTCGACATCATGGAGGGCGTCGCGAAGGGCAAGGCGCTCGACCTCCAGGAGACGCGCGGCGTCACGAAGTTCGACGTGAACGTCACCGGCGGCGGGACGGGCGACTACGCGATCATCAAGGACGCCGACGTCTGCATCGTCAC
This Anaeromyxobacter diazotrophicus DNA region includes the following protein-coding sequences:
- a CDS encoding dihydroorotase, which translates into the protein MTDTVFIEGGRVIDPASGVDGVRTVVVRDGKVAEVAERLERPRDVRAVDARGRWVTPGFLDLHVHLREPGQEYKETVATGARAAAAGGFTAVCAMPNTVPPNDNTSVTELILARARAAGLARVYPVGCISKGMKGEELAEYGELQAAGCVALSDDGRPVASSALMRRALEYARAFDLPLTVHEEDLALVGKGVMHEGPAATRLGLKGIPAASEEVMVARDLALLELTGGRLHIAHLSTAGSVRAVREAKRRGLSVTAEVTPHHLALTDEDVARSRYATAFKMAPPLRSAADRAAVREALADGTIDCIATDHAPHSPVEKDLEFDAAANGVVGLETAFPVGLALVREGVLSERRLVEALTAGPARAFRLPGGSLARGAPADLAVLDPAREWRCEPALFHSKSKNSPWMGATLVGRCTLTLVGGRIVHELAEGGR
- the carA gene encoding glutamine-hydrolyzing carbamoyl-phosphate synthase small subunit, which produces MKRAILALADGTVFEGTAFGAPGEAVGEVVFNTSMTGYQEILTDPSYVGQMVCMTYPEQGNYGVNAADAESVHPHATGFIVRNWSEQPSSWRADEGIDAYLKQHRIPGISGLDTRRLAKHLRTAGAQMGVLSSDGTSAEALVARARALPGMEGQDLATRISTKEPYVWSEVGADAYQDAERAPAVKPRFHVVAYDWGLKRAMLRLLAEQGCKVTVVPSLTPGDEVLKLRPDGVFLTNGPGDPDAVKGARESVAALLGKVPVFGICLGHQILALALGGKTYKLKFGHRGANQPVKDLATGKVDITCQNHGFAVDDRSLGKRARVTHVNLNDGTVEGLEVLDAPAFSVQYHPESSPGPHDARQLFGRFATMMEQRR
- a CDS encoding bifunctional nuclease family protein — encoded protein: MQAWSGTLLASLLAGATSLGAAPPGGRAELVEVEVAGVLPLEAESGSLLVLRAKPSGTMLPIFVGQTEGAALDRRLRRGPPGRPGSADLLEHAIAALGGRVARVAIEGEQAALFRGRVVLQQGDRRLELEARPSDSIALAVAARAPIFASRQVLAEAGLTREDLARQRRRDPPSAAEAGAGPKLAF
- a CDS encoding sulfide/dihydroorotate dehydrogenase-like FAD/NAD-binding protein → MELLKQSFELLEKRELAPKVNLYKVRAPQVARARKAGQFVIIRVCEGSERIPLTIADADPVAGTVTLVVQEVGSTTARMAQVKVGERFADLLGPLGAPTHVAKIGTVVCVGGGIGIAPVHPIAQALKAAGNRVIGVLAARNTGLLFFRDEMRKACDEVRVWTDDGSEGKKGLATDAIKEIQAEVGQIAEVVAIGPVPMMKFVSKLTKELGIKTQVSLNPVMVDGTGMCGGCRVSVDGKSKFVCVDGPEFDGHQVDFDELSRRQAIYKEDERRAMERLVKEVR
- the gltA gene encoding NADPH-dependent glutamate synthase, which produces MAPTIAPVPKDLKKRFQTPRQEMPAQDPIARGKNFQEVTLGLEAEAAKLEAYRCIYCKEPECVQGCPVGIDIPGFLHEVEKGNFAEALGILKSTNLLPAICGRVCPQEEQCESLCKTGKSKGNRPVAIGRVERFLADWERAGGIAKPVEVAPPTGKKVAVVGSGPAGLACAADLAKLGHKVIVFEAFHKPGGVLVYGIPEFRLPKAIVAKEIANLEKMGVDIVCDFAVGLTATIEDLQKAFDAIFVATGAGLPYFMDLPGENLGGIYSANEYLTRVNLMGAFDPEHNDTPVVRGKNVVVVGGGNVAMDAARTALRLGAEKVRLVYRRSHDEMPAREEEIEHAEEEGIDFTLLTTPVRYLGDDKGRVVAVECRKMELGEPGPDGRRKPVEVAGSEHQFPADVVVVSIGNGPNPLVPRTTPGLETKKGKIVARDGSGRTSMKGVFAGGDIVLGAATVILAMGAGRQAAASIHEYLQTGTW
- a CDS encoding ChbG/HpnK family deacetylase is translated as MPRALLLVNADDLGYDPAIDRGILEAHARGLVTSATAMVETPFAERALAEAPPSLDLGLHAVVPAAAGAAEVEDLLAAQLARFRTLRGAPPTHLDSHKHAHLAPGALPAFARAARREGIPLRALDGAQRARLAAEGVLVADAFLGDAALRPCWTEARLLAALAALPAGRVELMCHPGHAPTHARTSFAAEREVELGALCSGAARRALEAAGAALAGFAEAFRGGP
- the icd gene encoding NADP-dependent isocitrate dehydrogenase; the protein is MADAKPVVPKDGAKITLTNGKLSVPDRPIMPFIEGDGTGRDIWRASVRVLDAAVEKAYGGKRQIRWMEVYAGEKAFTKFNNWLPDETIAAFREYLIGIKGPLTTPIGGGIRSLNVALRQLLDLYVCLRPVRWFKGVPSPVKNPQKVDMVIFRENTEDIYAGIEWEAGSEQVKKILGFIEKEFPKEFKKIRFPGSAGLGIKAVSREGTERLVRAAIEFALKNKRKSVTLVHKGNIMKFTEGAFRNWGYALAEKEFADKVYTWDQWERTKAQQGEDAANAEQKAALQSGKVLVKDAIADITLQQVLTRPDEFDVIATLNLNGDYLSDALAAQVGGIGIAPGGNANYVTGHAIFEATHGTAPKYADLDKVNPGSVILSGEMMFRHMGWVEAADRIIKGMDGAIGAHHVTYDFARLMKQEGVSDTVEVKCSQFGDEIIKHM